The Chryseolinea soli genome contains a region encoding:
- a CDS encoding efflux RND transporter permease subunit, which yields MNLIRLALRKPISILVLVAGLLFFGIGAVRSIKIDIFPAMNLPVIYLSHPYGGFTPTQMEAYFGKQYVNILLYVNGIKSIETRNTQGLTLMKITFYPGTNMAQAAAELSAFANRIQAIFPPGSQPPFIIRFDASTLPVGQLVLSSETRSNNELMDLANVYVRASFTSIPGLVAAPPFGGNLRTVVIKADPELLRSHNLTPDQLVEALRLNNQSAPSGGMKIGDINYITPTNNQIKKIKDFERIPLFKGDVQNLYLGDVATVEDGADITTGYAQVNGKRSVYLNIAKSADASTWEVVQKLKQNLPTFQAQLPDDVKLSYEFDQSTYVINAVKSLISEGAIGAILTGLMVLLFLGDPRGALIVILTIPTSIISGVLFLQLFGQTINIMTLSGLSLAIGILVDESTVTIENIHQHLDMGKPKALAIWDACKEIAFPKLLILFCILAVFAPALTMVGIPGSLFLPLSMAIAFSMITSYLLSQTFVPVLANWIMKGHKPKAGEEEVHFDAASAADLKVKMLEAQEHGGNGKLKGFARFRHNFLEFLDHIMVRRKTVVTVYLIVAIGAAVTLLSTIGRDVLPKVTSGQFQVRLRAPDGTRIERTEQKTIKAISILKDLVGEENIGITSAFIGQHAPLFSISPIYLFTSGSQEAVLQVALNEEYEGNMDELKDRFRAKMKETQPDVRVSFEPIELTDKILSQGSPTPVEVRIVGRNKKLNEQYAKKVVAKLKEIDYLRDVQIAQPINYPALNINIDRTRAAQLGVDLTDISRSLITSTSSSRYTEKNVWLDETSNLSYAVQVQIPENQITSVEELGELPILRNQSRPVLNDVVTFEQDTTYGEADNLGALPSLSVTANLRGTDLGTATADVKKALQGLGEIPRGMVIEPIGLSLVLTETLDNLQSGLLVAIVVIFLMLSANFQSFKVSAVVLTAVPAVILGALGMLLITGSTLNLQSYMGIIMSVGVSIANAVLLITNAEQLRLHNGDALLSAREAAALRLRPILMTTVAMVVGMIPMAIGHGQGGDQVAPLARAVIGGLLASTVAVVVVLPLVFAWVQGKTTTQSVSLDPEDKDSKFYIPS from the coding sequence ATGAACTTAATACGCTTAGCACTTCGCAAACCCATTTCTATTCTGGTGTTGGTGGCCGGCCTGCTCTTCTTTGGCATCGGCGCCGTTCGCTCCATCAAGATCGATATTTTCCCGGCCATGAACCTGCCCGTGATCTATCTCTCGCACCCGTACGGGGGATTCACGCCGACGCAGATGGAGGCTTATTTTGGAAAGCAATACGTGAACATCCTGTTGTATGTGAACGGTATCAAAAGTATCGAAACGCGCAACACGCAAGGGCTCACGCTGATGAAGATCACGTTCTATCCCGGCACCAACATGGCGCAAGCCGCTGCCGAGTTGAGCGCCTTTGCCAACCGCATCCAGGCCATCTTCCCACCGGGGTCACAGCCACCGTTCATCATCCGCTTTGATGCGTCCACGTTGCCGGTAGGGCAGTTGGTGTTGTCGAGCGAAACGCGATCGAACAATGAACTGATGGACCTGGCCAACGTGTACGTGCGCGCATCGTTCACGTCCATCCCAGGCCTGGTGGCCGCACCGCCCTTTGGTGGAAACCTGCGCACCGTCGTGATCAAGGCCGACCCCGAGCTGCTGCGTTCGCACAACCTCACGCCCGACCAGTTGGTGGAGGCGCTCCGGTTGAACAACCAATCGGCGCCTTCCGGAGGCATGAAGATCGGCGACATCAACTACATCACCCCGACAAACAACCAGATCAAAAAGATCAAAGACTTTGAACGTATCCCGTTGTTCAAAGGCGATGTACAAAACCTCTACCTCGGCGATGTCGCCACGGTAGAAGACGGCGCCGACATCACCACGGGCTATGCCCAGGTGAATGGCAAACGCTCCGTGTACCTCAACATTGCCAAGTCGGCCGATGCGTCTACCTGGGAAGTCGTACAGAAACTGAAACAAAACCTCCCGACGTTCCAAGCGCAGTTGCCGGACGATGTGAAATTGTCATATGAATTTGACCAGTCCACCTATGTGATCAACGCCGTGAAGAGCCTCATTTCCGAAGGAGCCATCGGCGCGATCCTCACGGGGTTGATGGTGCTCTTGTTCCTCGGCGACCCAAGAGGTGCGCTCATCGTGATCCTCACCATCCCCACGTCGATCATTTCCGGTGTGTTGTTCCTCCAATTGTTTGGGCAGACCATCAACATCATGACGTTGAGCGGGCTGTCACTGGCCATCGGTATTCTCGTGGACGAATCGACGGTGACCATTGAAAATATTCACCAGCACCTTGACATGGGCAAGCCCAAGGCATTGGCCATTTGGGATGCGTGTAAGGAGATCGCTTTCCCCAAACTGCTCATCCTGTTTTGTATCCTCGCTGTGTTTGCTCCCGCGCTCACCATGGTGGGCATCCCCGGTTCGCTGTTCTTGCCCCTGTCGATGGCCATCGCGTTTTCGATGATCACGTCCTATTTGCTGTCGCAAACTTTTGTGCCCGTGTTGGCCAACTGGATCATGAAGGGACACAAGCCGAAGGCAGGAGAGGAGGAGGTGCATTTTGATGCCGCCAGCGCTGCCGATCTGAAAGTGAAAATGCTCGAAGCGCAAGAACACGGTGGCAACGGCAAGCTGAAGGGCTTTGCACGCTTCCGTCATAACTTCCTGGAGTTCCTCGACCACATCATGGTCCGCCGTAAAACGGTGGTCACCGTCTATCTCATCGTGGCCATCGGCGCCGCCGTCACGTTGCTGAGTACGATCGGCCGCGACGTGCTGCCCAAAGTAACGTCGGGTCAATTCCAGGTGCGCCTGCGCGCCCCGGATGGAACGCGTATCGAGCGTACGGAACAAAAAACGATCAAGGCCATCAGCATTCTCAAGGATTTGGTAGGAGAGGAGAACATCGGCATCACGTCAGCGTTCATCGGGCAGCACGCGCCGTTGTTTTCCATCAGTCCCATCTACTTGTTCACCAGCGGCTCGCAAGAGGCCGTGTTGCAAGTGGCGTTGAATGAGGAGTATGAAGGCAACATGGACGAATTGAAGGATAGGTTCCGGGCCAAAATGAAAGAGACCCAACCCGATGTGCGGGTGTCGTTCGAACCCATCGAGCTCACCGACAAGATCCTGAGTCAAGGATCGCCCACACCGGTGGAAGTGCGCATCGTAGGGCGCAATAAAAAACTGAACGAACAATATGCGAAGAAGGTAGTGGCCAAGCTGAAAGAGATCGATTATCTCCGCGACGTTCAGATCGCGCAGCCCATCAACTATCCTGCCCTCAACATCAACATCGACCGCACACGCGCGGCACAGTTGGGAGTGGACCTGACGGATATTTCGCGTTCGCTCATCACGTCCACGTCGTCGTCGCGCTATACGGAGAAAAACGTGTGGCTGGACGAGACGTCAAACCTGAGCTATGCCGTGCAGGTTCAAATACCGGAAAATCAAATCACGTCGGTGGAAGAGTTGGGCGAGCTCCCGATTCTCCGCAACCAGTCGCGTCCCGTGCTGAACGATGTGGTCACCTTTGAGCAAGACACCACCTACGGGGAAGCCGACAACCTCGGCGCATTGCCTTCCTTGTCCGTGACCGCCAACCTGCGCGGCACCGACCTGGGCACGGCAACCGCCGACGTAAAGAAGGCCCTTCAAGGATTGGGCGAGATTCCCCGCGGCATGGTGATCGAACCCATCGGGCTCAGCCTGGTGCTCACCGAAACACTCGACAATTTACAGTCGGGTCTGTTGGTGGCAATCGTGGTGATCTTCCTCATGCTTTCCGCAAACTTTCAGTCCTTTAAGGTATCGGCCGTGGTGCTCACCGCTGTGCCCGCCGTGATCCTGGGGGCGTTAGGCATGTTGCTCATCACCGGCTCCACCCTAAACCTGCAATCGTATATGGGCATCATCATGTCGGTAGGGGTGTCCATCGCCAACGCGGTGTTGCTCATCACCAACGCCGAGCAGTTGCGCCTGCACAACGGCGACGCGCTGTTGTCGGCCCGCGAGGCAGCAGCCCTGCGGTTGCGCCCCATCCTCATGACCACGGTGGCCATGGTGGTGGGTATGATCCCCATGGCGATCGGCCATGGACAAGGCGGCGACCAGGTGGCCCCGTTGGCACGCGCCGTGATCGGCGGGTTGCTGGCGTCTACCGTAGCCGTTGTGGTAGTGCTGCCCCTCGTGTTTGCCTGGGTGCAAGGAAAAACCACCACACAATCCGTATCCCTCGATCCTGAAGACAAAGACAGTAAATTTTATATCCCGTCATGA
- a CDS encoding efflux RND transporter periplasmic adaptor subunit — MRQTMNHPTIHFNRFAVLTSLAAITLASAVLVGCGASAGKPEKEAPAPAMEVLSAQRQKLATSLHIPGELISFQQVDLYARENSFVKKIYVDVGTEVKEGQLLATLEAPEITSRLNGAASRQKSQEAVYQASKANYERLLETSKTPGTISQNDLDQARAKMNSDYEQLASATAFQNEVVNTRNYLEIRAPFGGVISARNVNPGANVGPAGKGSEKPLFTLQEQQHMRLVISVPEAYTSYLATGDDVDFKVKARSNETFHAKITRHAGALDTRLRAERVEMDVMNKDKKLLPGMIADVTIPLDKNDSTFVVPKSAVVNAAENIFVIRIKDNTVEWVDVELGRSAYGLTEIYGKLEPGDQLVRVASEEIRNGSTVPGVKVVAQQK, encoded by the coding sequence ATGAGACAGACTATGAACCACCCAACCATACATTTTAATCGCTTTGCCGTGCTCACCAGCCTGGCGGCCATCACCCTGGCTTCGGCCGTCCTCGTGGGGTGTGGCGCATCGGCGGGCAAACCCGAAAAAGAAGCTCCCGCGCCCGCAATGGAAGTGCTTTCCGCGCAACGCCAAAAGCTGGCCACCTCCCTGCACATTCCCGGCGAGTTGATCTCTTTTCAACAAGTGGACCTGTATGCGCGCGAGAACAGCTTCGTGAAAAAGATCTATGTCGACGTCGGCACGGAAGTGAAAGAGGGTCAACTGCTGGCCACGCTGGAAGCGCCCGAGATCACCTCGCGGCTCAACGGTGCGGCATCGCGTCAGAAATCGCAGGAGGCTGTATATCAAGCTAGCAAAGCCAACTACGAACGCTTGCTCGAAACCAGCAAGACCCCGGGCACCATTTCACAAAACGACCTGGATCAGGCTCGTGCCAAAATGAACTCAGACTATGAGCAGCTTGCATCGGCCACCGCCTTCCAAAATGAAGTCGTGAACACGCGCAACTACCTGGAGATCCGCGCTCCGTTTGGCGGCGTCATCAGCGCCCGTAATGTGAACCCCGGTGCCAACGTGGGCCCTGCCGGCAAGGGTTCTGAAAAACCATTGTTCACGCTGCAGGAGCAACAACATATGCGCCTCGTGATCTCTGTACCCGAAGCCTACACGTCCTACCTGGCCACTGGCGACGACGTGGACTTTAAAGTGAAAGCCCGCAGCAACGAAACTTTCCACGCCAAGATCACCCGTCACGCCGGCGCGCTCGACACACGGTTGCGCGCAGAACGGGTGGAGATGGATGTGATGAACAAAGACAAAAAATTACTCCCCGGCATGATCGCCGACGTCACCATTCCCTTGGACAAGAATGACAGCACGTTCGTTGTGCCCAAGTCGGCCGTGGTCAATGCAGCGGAAAATATCTTTGTCATCCGCATCAAAGACAACACCGTCGAGTGGGTAGACGTTGAGTTAGGTCGCTCGGCCTATGGCCTGACCGAGATCTATGGCAAACTGGAACCGGGCGATCAGCTCGTGCGGGTTGCCAGCGAAGAGATCCGCAATGGATCAACAGTGCCGGGTGTGAAAGTGGTAGCCCAACAAAAGTAA
- a CDS encoding NAD(P)-dependent alcohol dehydrogenase, translated as MIATKAYAAQNAAAPLAPFNFDRRDVGVNDVQIEILYCGVCHSDLHQVRDEWGGSIFPMVPGHEIVGRVTKVGSNVKRFAAGDFAGVGCFVDSCRTCPNCQAGLQQYCDNGMVATYNGLERITKKPTYGGYSTQIVVDQDYTLKVSNKLPLEGVAPLLCAGITTYSPLRHVGVGKGHKVGVLGLGGLGHMAVKFAASFGAEVTMLSSSPSKEADAKKLGAHHFALTSDKNKMKSLTNHFDFILNTVSAPHDYSTYLNLLNTNGTMIVVGVPPTPSAIPAFDLIMRRRNIIGSLIGGIPETQEMLDYCADHNIVSDVEVIDMPYINEAYERMLKNDVKYRFVIDLASLKK; from the coding sequence ATGATCGCAACAAAAGCATACGCAGCTCAAAACGCTGCGGCACCTCTCGCCCCTTTCAATTTCGACCGGCGCGATGTGGGTGTGAACGACGTACAAATCGAAATCCTCTACTGTGGTGTTTGCCACTCCGACCTGCACCAGGTGCGCGACGAATGGGGCGGCTCCATCTTCCCCATGGTGCCGGGCCACGAGATCGTAGGCCGCGTCACAAAAGTGGGCAGCAACGTAAAGCGGTTTGCCGCAGGCGACTTCGCCGGCGTCGGCTGTTTCGTCGACTCCTGCCGCACGTGTCCCAATTGTCAGGCAGGCTTGCAGCAGTACTGCGACAACGGCATGGTGGCAACCTATAACGGTCTCGAGCGCATCACCAAGAAACCCACTTATGGCGGCTACTCCACACAAATTGTCGTGGACCAGGACTACACTCTTAAAGTATCCAACAAACTTCCGCTCGAAGGCGTAGCCCCGCTGCTCTGCGCCGGCATCACCACCTACTCGCCCCTGCGCCACGTGGGCGTAGGCAAAGGCCACAAAGTAGGCGTGCTCGGGCTGGGTGGACTGGGCCACATGGCCGTAAAGTTCGCCGCCTCTTTCGGCGCCGAAGTCACTATGCTCAGCAGCTCGCCTTCCAAAGAAGCCGACGCCAAAAAATTAGGTGCGCACCACTTCGCCCTGACATCCGACAAAAACAAAATGAAGTCCCTGACCAATCACTTTGACTTCATCCTCAACACGGTCTCCGCACCGCACGACTACAGCACCTACCTAAACCTGCTCAACACCAACGGCACCATGATCGTCGTTGGCGTGCCGCCCACACCGTCGGCCATTCCCGCCTTCGACCTCATCATGCGCCGCCGCAACATCATCGGCTCCCTCATCGGCGGTATTCCGGAGACGCAGGAGATGCTGGACTACTGTGCGGATCACAACATCGTTTCCGATGTAGAAGTGATCGACATGCCCTACATCAACGAAGCCTACGAGCGTATGTTGAAGAACGATGTGAAGTACCGGTTTGTGATCGATCTCGCATCACTAAAAAAATAG
- a CDS encoding nuclear transport factor 2 family protein: MIQENDILISPATAREVVLLFIQALNDEDFDTARDQLHDTMTFTGVLGTREGADAYIADMKKMRLKYDIKKSFSDITDVSVFYDITMSGVTVFCSGWYRVENGKISWFKVVFDPRPVLEQKK; this comes from the coding sequence ATGATCCAAGAAAACGACATCCTCATCTCACCCGCCACCGCCCGCGAAGTAGTGCTCCTCTTCATCCAGGCCCTCAACGATGAAGACTTCGACACCGCCCGTGATCAACTCCACGACACCATGACCTTCACCGGCGTGCTCGGCACACGTGAAGGAGCCGACGCCTACATCGCCGACATGAAAAAAATGCGCCTCAAATACGACATCAAAAAATCCTTTTCCGATATCACCGACGTCAGCGTTTTCTACGACATCACCATGTCGGGCGTCACCGTATTCTGCAGCGGCTGGTACCGCGTGGAAAATGGGAAGATCAGCTGGTTCAAGGTGGTCTTCGATCCACGTCCCGTGCTGGAACAAAAGAAATAG
- a CDS encoding outer membrane beta-barrel family protein has translation MLKIKLFFLALLCPLISSFGQFTIKGKIIDRQQALPFATVLLLGQDSAVVKGVMTENTGSFVFENLSPGNYFLSASMVGYMKFQSPLMTLDKNLVIPDIVLEESATALDEVSITADKPLFEQQTDRLVVNVASSITSSGNTLLEVLQKSPGVVVNRQSNSIAINGKTGVRIMINDKVVQMPLDAVVQMLDGMSASNVEKIELITTPPAKYDAEGNGGIIHIVMKNNEDLGTNGSFGLTLGYRGAETLGANFALNHRAKKTAWFLEYSWLRNHNWHAMTMVRKSLGDGFPVTINDRSDRENWTTQQNLNAGFEWKPTTHSVLSLGATAYRSDWELTALAFDEAHLTADAMRNTKTNIQESNIWQSATLGVTYQTKINPKSDLNVSVDYLYYHNNNPSLYDNALLDEHDHVSETSRIALDKTTPIHFLIGKADYQYSPSAAWTIDAGIKGVTSGLDNNVVVRRWLGGDAWDVDPFFSSHATLSETVRAAYVSTKWQPEKRWLITGGLRYEYTHTNISTPAEQDVINRKYGYFFPSLFVKKDLDVEKDIQFSYSRRITRPTFNDMAPYVFFWGPNTFSGGNTSLLPAVADAVKVGFHAKQWVVSLQYTHSRREINSYQAEIDTASNTLTYRAQNLDYLNTLGLTNSYSLSITPWWEVQGSVTLQYQVAQAAPVQHDVRKHLFGVNLNVVSIVKLPSDFAIEISGSYQSTQLSGIAVYLPQGSLNAGVQKKLGENGTLTLAMDDILYTNYWRIKTNSPQNYVDAYFKYDFHNQYVRLTYKRNLGSRKIAAAKLKSGSDEERRRVSN, from the coding sequence ATGCTTAAAATCAAGTTGTTCTTTTTGGCTTTGCTGTGCCCCCTGATCAGCAGCTTTGGCCAGTTCACCATCAAAGGAAAAATCATCGACCGTCAACAGGCATTACCTTTTGCCACCGTACTCCTGCTCGGCCAGGACTCGGCTGTGGTAAAAGGTGTGATGACGGAAAATACAGGATCGTTTGTTTTTGAGAACCTTTCGCCGGGGAATTATTTTTTATCCGCCTCGATGGTGGGATATATGAAATTTCAATCGCCCCTGATGACGCTCGATAAGAATCTGGTCATACCCGACATCGTCCTCGAAGAATCAGCAACCGCATTGGATGAAGTATCCATCACGGCCGACAAGCCGCTTTTTGAACAGCAAACCGACCGGCTTGTGGTGAATGTGGCCAGCAGCATCACATCCTCGGGCAACACGCTTCTGGAAGTGCTCCAGAAATCACCGGGCGTGGTGGTGAACCGGCAAAGCAACAGTATCGCGATCAATGGAAAAACCGGTGTGCGCATTATGATCAACGATAAAGTAGTCCAAATGCCGCTGGATGCAGTCGTGCAGATGTTGGATGGCATGAGCGCATCGAACGTGGAGAAAATCGAACTCATCACTACGCCACCGGCAAAATATGATGCCGAGGGAAACGGAGGGATCATTCATATCGTGATGAAAAACAATGAAGACCTCGGCACAAACGGGTCCTTCGGATTGACGCTGGGATACCGGGGTGCGGAGACGTTGGGAGCTAACTTTGCGCTGAACCACCGCGCAAAAAAGACGGCATGGTTCCTGGAATACTCCTGGCTAAGAAATCACAACTGGCACGCGATGACGATGGTGCGAAAGTCGCTCGGCGATGGATTCCCCGTGACGATCAACGACCGCAGCGACCGCGAGAATTGGACGACACAACAAAACCTGAACGCCGGCTTTGAATGGAAACCAACAACCCATTCGGTCCTGAGCCTGGGCGCGACCGCTTACCGGAGTGATTGGGAATTGACCGCGCTGGCCTTTGACGAAGCACACCTGACGGCCGATGCGATGCGGAATACCAAAACGAACATCCAGGAGTCGAACATATGGCAAAGCGCAACCCTGGGAGTGACCTACCAGACAAAGATCAACCCGAAAAGTGATCTCAATGTTTCGGTTGATTATCTCTATTATCACAACAACAATCCATCGCTCTACGACAACGCCTTGCTCGATGAGCACGATCATGTCAGCGAAACTTCGCGGATAGCATTGGACAAAACAACACCCATCCATTTTCTGATCGGCAAAGCCGACTACCAGTATTCACCTTCTGCTGCCTGGACCATCGACGCGGGCATCAAAGGCGTGACATCAGGTCTCGACAACAATGTTGTGGTGCGGCGATGGCTGGGAGGGGACGCGTGGGACGTGGATCCGTTTTTTTCTTCCCACGCCACGCTTTCCGAAACTGTGCGAGCCGCCTACGTCTCCACCAAGTGGCAACCCGAAAAACGATGGCTCATCACGGGCGGTCTCCGGTATGAATACACGCACACCAACATCAGCACACCGGCCGAACAGGATGTGATCAACAGAAAATATGGCTATTTTTTTCCATCGCTTTTTGTGAAGAAAGATCTCGATGTCGAAAAAGACATCCAGTTTTCCTATTCCAGAAGGATCACCCGGCCGACGTTCAACGACATGGCGCCCTATGTATTCTTCTGGGGACCAAACACGTTCTCGGGTGGAAACACGTCGCTTTTGCCCGCGGTGGCCGATGCCGTCAAGGTGGGGTTTCATGCCAAGCAGTGGGTCGTTTCCCTGCAGTACACACACTCCCGCAGGGAGATCAATTCGTATCAGGCAGAAATCGATACGGCCTCCAACACGCTAACCTACCGGGCTCAAAATCTGGACTATTTAAATACCCTTGGACTCACCAATTCTTACTCGCTGAGCATAACACCGTGGTGGGAAGTGCAAGGCAGTGTGACGTTGCAGTATCAGGTTGCCCAGGCGGCGCCCGTGCAACACGATGTCAGGAAGCATTTGTTTGGTGTGAACCTGAATGTGGTGAGCATCGTCAAGTTGCCAAGCGACTTTGCGATCGAGATCTCGGGAAGTTATCAGTCCACCCAGTTATCGGGCATCGCGGTATACCTGCCACAGGGGTCGCTCAACGCGGGTGTTCAAAAGAAGTTGGGTGAAAACGGCACGTTGACGTTGGCGATGGACGATATTCTATACACGAACTACTGGCGGATCAAAACCAACTCACCGCAGAACTACGTGGACGCTTATTTCAAATACGACTTTCACAATCAATACGTCAGGCTCACCTACAAAAGAAACCTGGGGAGCCGGAAGATCGCCGCGGCGAAATTGAAATCCGGATCCGATGAAGAACGGCGAAGGGTCAGCAACTAA
- a CDS encoding DUF1624 domain-containing protein — MTTLENFSRTYSVESIGRVNRVESIDLLRGMVMIIMAIDHVRDLFHFDAFLYSPEDLTRTSAALFFTRWITHLCAPTFIFLAGTSSYFVAKRKTKKEMTVFLLTRGLWLIVLQLTIVRFGWHFDPLFRYNGSSIISIIGCCMIVLAGLIHLPLSAIFFFGLALVVGHNRLDHIAFASGSTADVVWSFLHVSKVFDLGHGYRFSLLYPLIPWAGVMSLGYCLGRWYDADFTSDRRRELLLTLGALSLFIFVGLRLINRYGDPLPWSVQPEWPFTVMSFFNLEKYPPSLLYVLATIGISLTLLGLLEGKKVTAWKPVSLFGKVALFYYVAHIYLIHLLAMIAAVLTGFSWRSMIFSGAVAKGNPELVGHYGFSLPQVYIFWISVVLLLYPLCVFWNDLKIRNKEKWWVSYV, encoded by the coding sequence ATGACGACACTGGAAAATTTTAGTCGGACCTACAGCGTCGAATCGATCGGCCGGGTCAATAGAGTCGAATCGATCGATCTGCTGCGGGGGATGGTCATGATCATCATGGCCATCGACCATGTGCGCGACTTGTTTCACTTCGACGCATTTCTCTATAGTCCGGAGGATCTTACACGCACCTCTGCCGCTCTGTTCTTCACCCGGTGGATCACACACCTTTGTGCGCCAACCTTCATCTTTCTTGCCGGCACGTCGTCTTATTTTGTAGCGAAAAGAAAAACAAAAAAAGAGATGACCGTCTTCCTACTGACCCGCGGCCTTTGGCTCATCGTATTGCAGTTGACGATCGTCCGGTTTGGGTGGCACTTCGATCCGCTTTTCCGTTACAACGGAAGTTCCATCATCTCCATCATCGGCTGTTGCATGATCGTGTTGGCAGGCCTCATTCATTTGCCCTTATCCGCTATCTTCTTTTTTGGACTTGCCCTGGTAGTGGGTCACAACCGCCTGGACCACATCGCTTTTGCCAGTGGATCCACAGCAGACGTCGTTTGGTCATTCCTGCATGTGTCGAAGGTGTTCGACCTGGGGCATGGCTACCGGTTCTCTTTGCTTTATCCGCTGATCCCCTGGGCCGGGGTGATGTCGCTGGGCTATTGTCTCGGACGGTGGTATGACGCTGATTTTACTTCTGACAGGAGACGGGAACTGCTCCTGACGTTGGGTGCGTTGAGTCTTTTCATTTTTGTTGGACTGCGGCTTATCAATCGCTATGGCGATCCCCTCCCCTGGAGCGTGCAACCCGAATGGCCTTTTACGGTGATGTCTTTTTTTAACTTGGAAAAATACCCGCCGTCGTTGCTCTACGTGTTGGCAACCATTGGCATTTCATTGACGTTGCTCGGCCTGCTGGAGGGCAAAAAGGTGACTGCCTGGAAACCGGTTTCGCTTTTTGGCAAGGTTGCCTTGTTCTATTATGTGGCACATATCTACCTGATCCATCTGCTGGCCATGATCGCCGCCGTGCTCACCGGATTTTCCTGGCGCTCCATGATCTTTTCAGGAGCCGTCGCCAAGGGCAATCCGGAGCTCGTGGGTCACTACGGCTTCAGCCTTCCCCAAGTGTATATCTTTTGGATATCGGTGGTGCTGCTCCTTTACCCGCTTTGTGTTTTCTGGAACGACCTCAAGATCCGGAACAAAGAAAAATGGTGGGTCAGTTATGTCTAA